A window of Ipomoea triloba cultivar NCNSP0323 chromosome 2, ASM357664v1 contains these coding sequences:
- the LOC116009302 gene encoding uncharacterized protein LOC116009302 — protein MVREIRAASGGVSWGLVVPPGVAPTAAGGGADKDEQWRSFDNSVNAVSFGFVATAILISMFLVMAIFERLLRPRSSTAGAGAGNPSNLEAHIRVQRKLDYPSPEMTVYARGVSVLMPGEEVPTFIAHPVPPPCNPAGTSQPLPTPSISASTQTQPEAIIQESGESSRAAAPR, from the exons ATGGTGCGGGAAATTCGTGCTGCTAGTGGTGGTGTTAGTTGGGGTTTGGTGGTGCCGCCGGGCGTGGCTCCGACGGCCGCTGGTGGCGGTGCTGACAAAGATGAGCAATGGAGGAGTTTTGACAACTCTGTCAATGCGGTGTCGTTTGGGTTTGTTGCCACTGCTATTCTCATTTCTATGTTCCTTGTCATGGCCATTTTTGAGAGGCTTCTCCGCCCTAGATCATCcaccgccggcgccggcgccggcaaCCCCTCCAATCTCGAGGCTCACATCAGGGTCCAAAGAAAACTTGATTATCCATCCCCAGAA ATGACTGTCTATGCTCGAGGAGTGTCGGTGTTAATGCCCGGGGAAGAAGTTCCCACCTTCATCGCGCACCCTGTTCCCCCACCATGTAATCCCGCGGGCACCTCACAACCGTTGCCAACGCCATCGATCTCGGCCTCAACTCAGACACAGCCCGAGGCAATAATCCAAGAAAGCGGGGAGAGCTCAAGAGCTGCTGCGCCTAGGTAG